The following proteins are encoded in a genomic region of Bacillus sp. Marseille-Q1617:
- a CDS encoding aminodeoxychorismate/anthranilate synthase component II: MILLIDNYDSFTYNLYQYVKELGEEVQIKRNDQITIEEIQELKPSGIILSPGPGTPENAGICIDIIQNLHTSVPILGVCLGHQAVGAAFGANIVIAERIMHGKTSLISHNGHGLFQYLSQPLGVMRYHSLVIEKGSLPPQLEITAVSMDDKEIMAIKHMRYPVFGVQFHPESIGTETGRKMLKNFIDEMRKGNNRETVSAKAI, from the coding sequence ATGATCCTGCTTATCGACAATTATGATTCCTTCACATATAACCTGTATCAGTATGTAAAGGAACTTGGTGAGGAAGTCCAGATTAAAAGAAATGATCAAATCACGATCGAAGAAATTCAGGAACTAAAACCATCCGGAATCATCCTGTCTCCTGGACCCGGTACACCTGAGAATGCGGGTATCTGCATCGATATTATACAGAATCTTCACACTAGCGTGCCGATTCTGGGTGTGTGCCTGGGCCATCAGGCAGTCGGAGCGGCCTTTGGTGCAAACATCGTGATTGCAGAACGTATCATGCATGGTAAAACATCGTTGATCAGCCATAACGGTCATGGACTATTTCAATATTTAAGTCAGCCACTCGGCGTGATGAGGTATCATTCACTGGTCATTGAAAAAGGTTCCCTTCCGCCTCAGTTAGAAATAACCGCTGTGTCGATGGATGACAAAGAGATCATGGCCATTAAGCATATGCGTTACCCCGTTTTCGGGGTTCAATTTCACCCGGAATCGATAGGGACCGAGACTGGCAGGAAAATGCTGAAAAATTTCATAGATGAGATGAGAAAGGGGAATAACCGTGAAACAGTTTCTGCAAAAGCTATCTAA
- the trpD gene encoding anthranilate phosphoribosyltransferase, with protein MKQFLQKLSNGHSLERDEMRRAAHELFSEETTDSQIACFLTLLKMKGESVDEITGLVQVLREKALPVSNKMCGVLDNCGTGGDGSNSFNISTTSAFVLAGAGVKVAKHGNRSISSRTGSADVLEHLGVSLDFNANEINTLLAECNIAFLYAPHIHAGLKRIMKVRKEIKIPTIFNLIGPLTNPVELETQLIGVYRRDKLETMAEVLNQLGRKRAIVLNGADHMDEASLAGENHLVLLDKGRITPITVKGEDVGLPHYPNSMIKGGEAADNALILQAVLEGKEGPYLDTVLFNAGIALYAHGSVSTIAEGIKEARKSITSGKAKEILHSLITFSGQKRKQVI; from the coding sequence GTGAAACAGTTTCTGCAAAAGCTATCTAACGGACATTCATTAGAGCGAGATGAGATGAGAAGAGCTGCACATGAATTATTCAGTGAAGAAACGACTGACAGTCAAATCGCGTGTTTCTTGACACTGTTGAAAATGAAAGGTGAATCGGTGGATGAAATTACAGGCCTGGTCCAGGTGCTCAGAGAGAAGGCCTTGCCGGTAAGTAACAAAATGTGCGGAGTATTGGATAACTGCGGAACCGGTGGAGACGGTTCAAACAGTTTCAATATCAGTACAACGAGTGCCTTTGTACTGGCAGGTGCGGGAGTGAAAGTTGCTAAGCACGGAAACAGGAGCATTTCAAGTAGAACGGGCAGTGCCGATGTTCTGGAGCACCTGGGAGTATCACTGGATTTCAATGCAAATGAAATCAACACCCTTTTGGCAGAATGTAATATCGCATTTCTTTACGCCCCCCATATCCATGCCGGGCTCAAAAGGATCATGAAAGTCAGAAAGGAGATAAAAATTCCTACGATCTTTAATCTGATCGGTCCTTTAACAAATCCAGTGGAGCTGGAAACTCAGCTGATCGGGGTGTACAGAAGAGATAAGCTTGAAACGATGGCAGAGGTATTGAATCAACTAGGAAGAAAAAGGGCAATTGTTTTAAACGGTGCGGATCACATGGATGAGGCATCTCTTGCAGGAGAAAATCATCTGGTGCTGCTCGATAAAGGCAGAATCACTCCTATTACGGTCAAAGGTGAAGATGTCGGTCTGCCCCATTATCCCAATTCAATGATTAAAGGGGGAGAAGCAGCTGATAACGCGCTAATTCTTCAAGCGGTCTTAGAAGGAAAAGAAGGGCCTTACCTTGACACCGTTTTATTCAATGCAGGAATCGCTTTATACGCACATGGAAGTGTATCCACTATAGCAGAAGGAATCAAAGAAGCACGGAAAAGCATAACCTCAGGTAAAGCGAAAGAAATTCTTCACTCGCTGATCACGTTCAGTGGGCAAAAGAGAAAGCAGGTGATTTAA
- the trpC gene encoding indole-3-glycerol phosphate synthase TrpC, translating into MADILQEIIDKKMSEVKELKERGFKTYNQSFKQSRGLYDSLMKADRLQVIAEIKRASPSKGDIKVEVEPVAQAKDYEQAGAAAISVLTDTPFFKGTMDDLAEVRKQVSLPILCKDFIIDPIQIDRAHDAGANIILLIVAALDKATLHSLFDYAGNLGLEVLVEVHNEEEMRIALDMGASIIGINNRNLKTFEVSLDVTENLAAMIKNKKTVLISESGIKNKSDCERAAKAGAHGVLVGETLMRSEDSGKTLSSLQVSRSGVL; encoded by the coding sequence GTGGCTGACATTCTTCAAGAAATCATAGATAAGAAAATGAGTGAAGTGAAAGAACTGAAAGAACGGGGTTTCAAAACATATAATCAATCATTTAAGCAATCACGCGGTTTATATGACTCTCTAATGAAAGCAGACAGACTACAGGTGATAGCAGAGATAAAACGGGCTTCGCCATCAAAGGGTGATATCAAAGTGGAGGTGGAACCCGTCGCTCAGGCGAAGGATTATGAACAAGCAGGCGCAGCCGCCATTTCAGTATTAACGGACACCCCATTCTTCAAAGGAACGATGGATGATCTGGCAGAGGTCAGGAAGCAGGTCAGTCTCCCGATCCTGTGCAAAGATTTCATCATAGATCCCATACAAATCGACAGGGCTCATGATGCTGGTGCCAACATCATCCTTCTGATCGTGGCCGCCCTTGATAAAGCAACTCTTCACTCTTTGTTCGACTATGCAGGAAATCTGGGGCTTGAAGTATTAGTAGAAGTCCACAATGAAGAAGAAATGAGAATTGCTTTGGATATGGGTGCGAGCATCATCGGAATCAATAATCGCAATTTAAAAACGTTTGAAGTCAGTTTGGATGTAACGGAGAACCTGGCAGCCATGATTAAAAATAAAAAAACCGTCCTCATCAGTGAAAGCGGGATTAAAAATAAATCTGATTGTGAAAGAGCGGCAAAAGCCGGTGCTCACGGAGTATTGGTCGGAGAGACCTTGATGAGAAGTGAAGACAGTGGAAAGACCCTCTCCTCCCTTCAAGTGTCAAGGAGCGGAGTGTTATGA
- a CDS encoding phosphoribosylanthranilate isomerase, whose amino-acid sequence MTKVKVCGIQDLKAAQWAVDAGADAVGFIFAESRRRISVEKAAAISNSIHEGILKIGVFVNASKEELEDIVEKVKLDYVQLHGDESPAFCNSLNVPYIKAVAVTEERDLNILPEYSGEFVLVDSGKGPYRGGNGTSFDWEYLKDYQSSNHKLILAGGLKKDNVRMAVSIAKPYMVDVSSGVESGGIKDKEKILDFINEVRAIKTDSESGELQ is encoded by the coding sequence ATGACAAAAGTAAAAGTGTGTGGAATACAAGATTTGAAAGCGGCTCAATGGGCGGTGGATGCAGGAGCAGACGCTGTGGGATTCATCTTTGCCGAAAGCAGACGAAGAATTTCAGTGGAAAAGGCGGCTGCCATCTCTAATTCAATTCACGAAGGTATTCTTAAAATCGGTGTATTCGTGAATGCCTCTAAGGAGGAACTGGAAGACATTGTAGAAAAGGTGAAACTCGACTATGTTCAACTGCATGGAGATGAAAGTCCTGCTTTTTGCAATAGCCTAAACGTTCCTTATATCAAGGCAGTCGCGGTCACGGAAGAGAGAGATTTAAATATCCTGCCGGAATATAGTGGTGAATTCGTGCTTGTCGACAGTGGAAAAGGACCGTACAGGGGAGGCAACGGGACCTCTTTCGACTGGGAATATCTTAAAGACTATCAATCCAGTAATCATAAATTGATACTCGCAGGTGGCTTGAAGAAGGACAACGTAAGAATGGCAGTCAGCATAGCAAAACCTTATATGGTCGACGTTTCAAGCGGAGTGGAAAGCGGCGGTATCAAAGATAAAGAAAAGATATTGGATTTCATTAATGAAGTAAGAGCCATAAAAACTGATAGTGAAAGCGGGGAGTTACAATGA
- the trpB gene encoding tryptophan synthase subunit beta, with product MIYAQPNQKGLFGQFGGKYVPETLMKAVKELEAAYNEASKDDEFQHKLRYYLKEYVGRENPLYFAENLTKKVGGAKLYLKREDLNHTGAHKINNTIGQALLAERMGKRKIVAETGAGQHGVATATVCALLNLECVIFMGEEDIRRQKLNVFRMELLGAKVVSVTAGSATLKDAVNEALRYWVANVEDTHYIIGSVLGPHPFPKMVRDFQSVIGHETKKQFFEKEKSLPQAIVACVGGGSNAIGMFHPFIEDKDVELYGVEAAGSGLDSDKHAATLTKGTPGILHGSLMYLLQDDDGQIQEAHSVSAGLDYPGVGPEHSYLKDINRVQYTSISDKEALDAFKKLSQTEGIIPALESSHAVAYALKLAKEMKADESVVICLSGRGDKDVEQVKELLGGNENG from the coding sequence ATGATTTATGCACAGCCGAACCAAAAAGGGTTATTTGGACAGTTTGGTGGAAAATATGTTCCGGAAACATTAATGAAAGCAGTGAAGGAACTTGAAGCGGCTTATAATGAAGCTTCAAAAGACGACGAATTCCAGCACAAACTCAGGTACTATCTTAAGGAGTATGTAGGCAGGGAAAATCCTCTTTACTTTGCAGAAAACTTAACGAAAAAAGTCGGCGGGGCAAAATTGTATCTGAAAAGGGAAGATCTAAACCATACCGGAGCCCACAAGATCAATAATACAATCGGCCAGGCATTACTTGCCGAACGGATGGGCAAGCGGAAGATAGTAGCCGAAACAGGGGCGGGTCAACATGGGGTAGCCACTGCTACAGTCTGTGCGCTTTTGAACCTTGAATGTGTCATCTTTATGGGCGAAGAAGATATCAGGAGGCAGAAATTGAATGTTTTCCGAATGGAACTGCTAGGTGCCAAAGTGGTCAGTGTTACGGCAGGAAGCGCCACATTGAAAGATGCAGTAAACGAAGCCCTCCGATACTGGGTCGCAAATGTGGAGGATACTCACTATATCATCGGCTCGGTTCTTGGTCCGCATCCGTTCCCTAAAATGGTTCGGGATTTTCAAAGTGTGATAGGACATGAAACAAAGAAACAATTTTTTGAAAAAGAAAAATCCCTTCCTCAGGCGATTGTGGCGTGCGTAGGGGGAGGAAGTAACGCAATCGGGATGTTCCACCCATTCATTGAAGATAAAGATGTTGAATTGTATGGGGTAGAAGCAGCCGGTTCCGGCCTCGATTCAGATAAACATGCGGCAACACTCACGAAAGGAACTCCGGGGATCCTGCACGGGAGCTTGATGTATCTCCTCCAGGATGACGACGGCCAGATTCAGGAAGCCCATTCCGTCTCTGCCGGCCTCGATTATCCCGGGGTCGGTCCTGAACACAGCTATTTGAAGGATATTAATAGAGTCCAATATACTTCAATCTCTGACAAAGAAGCATTGGATGCGTTCAAGAAGTTGTCACAAACGGAAGGGATCATTCCCGCATTGGAAAGCTCACATGCTGTTGCATATGCGTTGAAACTGGCAAAGGAAATGAAAGCTGACGAATCGGTCGTCATTTGTCTGTCGGGAAGAGGAGATAAAGACGTGGAACAAGTGAAGGAATTGCTGGGAGGTAATGAGAATGGGTAA
- the trpA gene encoding tryptophan synthase subunit alpha: MGKVFMEQAFQYELDKGNKLFIPYIMAGDGGIESFIDTLKQLEEAGATAIEVGIPFSDPVADGPTIQKAGIRALEKGVNLQQVLDELVRRREEIGVPLVFMTYINPVFKYGIDRFFTRCEEAGVDGLIIPDLPVEHLDLISAPAEKHGIAIIQLATLTSSRERISELANLTEGFLYAVTINGTTGARNAVNEKIGDHLQILKEYSKVPVLAGFGISTPEHVTEMTENCDGVVVGSRIIDLLQENRLSEIKELIDAVKINSLQSKR; this comes from the coding sequence ATGGGTAAGGTGTTCATGGAACAGGCATTTCAATATGAATTGGATAAAGGAAATAAATTGTTCATCCCCTATATCATGGCAGGAGATGGAGGGATCGAGAGTTTTATAGATACATTGAAACAACTAGAGGAAGCCGGGGCGACGGCCATCGAAGTCGGCATCCCCTTCTCAGATCCTGTCGCTGATGGCCCTACAATCCAGAAAGCAGGAATAAGGGCTCTCGAAAAAGGAGTCAATTTGCAGCAGGTATTGGATGAGCTGGTCCGGAGAAGAGAAGAAATCGGTGTACCATTAGTGTTCATGACGTACATCAATCCGGTTTTTAAATATGGCATCGACCGCTTTTTTACTCGATGTGAAGAAGCTGGAGTGGACGGGCTGATTATCCCGGATCTGCCAGTCGAGCACCTTGATCTGATATCCGCGCCTGCAGAGAAACATGGGATAGCGATCATCCAGCTTGCCACCTTGACCAGTTCACGTGAACGGATCAGTGAACTTGCAAACCTGACGGAAGGATTTTTGTATGCCGTGACCATAAACGGCACGACAGGGGCGAGAAATGCTGTTAATGAAAAGATCGGCGATCATCTGCAAATACTAAAAGAATATAGTAAAGTCCCTGTCCTTGCCGGCTTTGGTATTTCCACCCCGGAGCATGTAACGGAAATGACCGAGAATTGTGACGGAGTTGTAGTCGGAAGCCGGATCATCGACCTCCTTCAGGAGAACAGGCTCAGCGAAATAAAAGAATTAATCGATGCCGTAAAAATTAATTCGCTGCAAAGTAAGAGATAG
- a CDS encoding IS110 family transposase: protein MKNTTKFIGLDVSKEKISVAIADVGREAPRYYGMIPHTAEALRSLVKKLGQSENLYMCYEAGPTGYPLYRLLTSMGVHCDIIAPSLIPQKPGERVKTDKRDAIRLAQLYRAGELTTIHVPSEEGEALRDLVRCREDAKEDELRARHRLTKFLMRHEIRPPDGVNRWTIKYYRWLDTLKFEYSSARVVFQEYYHQLKELQQRVIRLEEEIREQSTKNVHAPMIQAFQSLRGIALITATSLVAEVACFQRFQTAPQFMAYAGLIPSEYSSGERRHQGQITKAGNRHLRKLLIEAAWSYRYSPAVKGDLKKRQQGSPLTVKEISWKAQNRLHKKYYRLVSKGKEKNKAITAVARELAGFIWAISQEIKPIHQ, encoded by the coding sequence ATGAAGAATACCACAAAATTTATTGGTTTAGACGTATCTAAAGAAAAAATTTCAGTTGCCATCGCAGATGTAGGACGTGAAGCTCCAAGGTACTATGGCATGATTCCTCATACTGCTGAAGCCCTCCGGTCTCTCGTGAAAAAGCTTGGTCAATCTGAAAACCTGTACATGTGTTATGAAGCTGGACCAACAGGCTATCCACTCTATCGCTTACTGACTTCAATGGGTGTGCATTGTGATATTATTGCGCCATCACTCATTCCTCAAAAGCCTGGGGAGCGTGTGAAAACAGATAAAAGAGACGCCATCCGACTCGCTCAGCTCTATAGAGCTGGTGAGTTAACAACGATCCATGTGCCTTCAGAAGAAGGTGAAGCACTGCGTGATCTGGTTCGCTGCCGTGAAGATGCAAAAGAAGATGAGCTGCGTGCCAGACACCGGCTGACTAAATTCCTGATGCGTCACGAAATCCGGCCACCCGATGGTGTGAATCGTTGGACAATTAAATACTACAGGTGGCTTGATACACTGAAGTTCGAGTATTCATCTGCGCGTGTTGTATTTCAGGAATACTATCATCAACTCAAAGAGCTTCAACAGCGGGTGATTAGACTTGAAGAAGAGATTCGCGAACAGTCCACAAAAAATGTGCACGCACCGATGATCCAGGCTTTTCAATCACTACGGGGCATCGCACTGATTACGGCGACCAGCCTTGTCGCAGAAGTAGCGTGTTTCCAACGCTTTCAGACGGCGCCTCAATTTATGGCTTACGCCGGATTGATTCCGAGTGAGTACTCAAGTGGTGAACGCAGACACCAGGGGCAAATCACAAAAGCCGGTAACCGACATTTGAGAAAACTGTTAATTGAAGCTGCCTGGAGTTACCGATATTCACCTGCCGTTAAAGGTGATTTAAAAAAGCGTCAACAAGGAAGTCCGCTTACTGTGAAGGAAATCTCCTGGAAAGCGCAAAACAGACTCCATAAAAAATATTACCGATTGGTTTCTAAAGGGAAAGAAAAAAATAAAGCCATTACCGCTGTCGCCAGGGAACTAGCTGGGTTTATTTGGGCGATTTCGCAAGAAATCAAACCGATTCATCAGTAA
- a CDS encoding FAD-dependent oxidoreductase — MEERRGISNEEKIVIVGGVAGGATAAARLRRLSEEDEIVLLEKGEYISFANCGLPYYIGEVITNREALLVQTVEGMSKKFNLDIRNLSEAVEINRERKTVSIKKVETGEIYEESYDTLILSPGARPIIPPLDGLSDAGNVFTLRNVPDTDKIKAWVDEKKPQEALIIGGGFIGLEMAENLHHRGVNVSVVELGNQVMAPIDSEMAAIVHRELDNEGVKLYLNDGVNALKNGGRTIVLQSGKELTSDLTILSIGVRPENELAERAGLALGERGGIVVNQHLQTDDPTIYAIGDAIEVRDFVQGTPAMIPLTWPANRQGRLAADHINGRKAIYKGSLGTSVAKVFGLTVAATGNNEKLLKRLGVNYEAVHIHPNSNATYYPGGSQLSLKLVFQPETGEIFGAQAVGYKWVEKRIDVIATALKGKLTVWDLADLELAYAPPYSSAKDPVNMAGYVAGNVVDKDLSLVHHDEIDGVIRKGGVLVDVREPEEREFGFITGSVNIPLGELRDRLSELPEQEHIYVNCQVGLRGYLAVKILTNNGFKASNLSGGYKTYLLGK; from the coding sequence ATGGAAGAAAGAAGGGGAATTTCAAATGAAGAAAAAATAGTGATCGTAGGCGGGGTTGCCGGGGGAGCTACAGCGGCAGCAAGACTGCGCCGGTTAAGTGAAGAAGATGAAATTGTTTTGCTGGAAAAGGGAGAATACATTTCTTTTGCCAATTGTGGTCTCCCTTATTATATCGGAGAGGTAATTACGAACAGAGAAGCTTTATTAGTTCAGACAGTGGAAGGTATGTCCAAAAAATTTAACCTTGATATTCGCAACTTAAGTGAGGCCGTTGAAATTAATCGGGAACGCAAAACCGTTTCGATCAAAAAAGTTGAAACCGGTGAGATTTATGAAGAAAGCTACGATACTCTCATACTATCACCTGGGGCACGTCCTATCATTCCTCCACTGGATGGTCTATCTGACGCCGGGAATGTTTTTACTCTGCGAAATGTGCCGGATACCGATAAGATTAAAGCATGGGTGGATGAAAAGAAACCACAAGAAGCATTGATTATCGGCGGCGGCTTCATCGGGCTTGAAATGGCGGAAAATTTACACCATCGAGGTGTCAATGTATCTGTAGTGGAATTAGGGAATCAGGTAATGGCACCAATCGATAGTGAAATGGCTGCTATTGTACACCGGGAACTGGATAATGAAGGTGTTAAATTATATCTTAACGATGGAGTTAACGCACTTAAAAATGGCGGAAGAACAATCGTGCTTCAGAGCGGCAAGGAATTAACGAGTGATCTTACCATTTTATCGATAGGTGTCCGACCTGAAAATGAGCTTGCAGAAAGAGCAGGATTAGCATTGGGGGAGCGTGGAGGTATAGTGGTAAATCAACACTTGCAAACAGATGACCCAACCATCTACGCTATCGGAGATGCGATAGAAGTAAGGGATTTTGTACAGGGAACCCCGGCTATGATTCCCCTTACCTGGCCAGCCAATCGCCAGGGACGACTGGCTGCAGATCATATTAATGGAAGAAAGGCTATTTATAAAGGAAGTTTGGGAACCTCGGTTGCAAAGGTATTTGGCTTGACCGTCGCAGCAACAGGTAATAATGAAAAATTATTAAAACGGCTGGGAGTAAACTATGAAGCGGTACACATCCATCCGAACTCCAATGCCACCTACTATCCTGGAGGCAGCCAGCTTTCTTTAAAGTTGGTCTTCCAACCTGAGACAGGTGAAATATTCGGTGCCCAGGCTGTGGGGTATAAATGGGTAGAGAAACGGATTGATGTCATTGCAACTGCCTTAAAAGGGAAGCTGACAGTATGGGATCTTGCAGATCTCGAATTAGCGTATGCCCCGCCTTATTCATCTGCAAAAGACCCTGTAAACATGGCTGGATATGTTGCCGGAAACGTAGTGGATAAGGATTTAAGTCTTGTACATCATGATGAAATCGACGGGGTTATCAGAAAGGGCGGAGTGCTTGTAGACGTCAGGGAACCTGAAGAAAGAGAGTTTGGTTTTATAACGGGATCGGTTAACATCCCTTTGGGAGAACTAAGAGATCGACTAAGCGAACTTCCTGAACAAGAGCACATTTATGTCAATTGTCAGGTAGGATTGAGAGGATATCTCGCTGTAAAAATATTAACCAACAATGGTTTTAAAGCAAGTAATTTAAGCGGCGGCTACAAAACATATCTATTAGGAAAGTAA
- a CDS encoding VOC family protein, with protein MIVNKINTVFIPVADLRKSVDWYGQTLGLRIDQQQYREIDDLPVYTFSMGDTSLTLEREESFIPSPSTVPICNIHTADIEKVREDFLSSGVAVESEIITFPDFSYFNFRDLNGNLLMICTG; from the coding sequence TTGATAGTAAATAAAATTAATACTGTATTCATTCCTGTTGCAGACTTAAGAAAATCTGTGGATTGGTACGGGCAGACACTGGGATTGAGGATTGATCAACAGCAATATCGTGAAATAGATGATCTCCCTGTCTATACGTTTTCCATGGGGGACACATCTCTGACATTGGAAAGAGAAGAGTCGTTCATACCTTCACCATCCACCGTACCCATTTGTAATATCCATACAGCAGATATTGAAAAGGTAAGGGAAGATTTCCTTTCAAGTGGAGTAGCGGTAGAGTCAGAAATTATCACATTTCCTGACTTTTCCTATTTTAACTTCCGTGATTTGAACGGTAATCTGTTGATGATTTGCACAGGATAA
- a CDS encoding class I SAM-dependent methyltransferase encodes MLFSLQKQFKQPKGFLGWIVGKVMEFDNRRINKWSIQRLPIKKGDHILEIGFGPGYCINKIIKDYPGSKVDGVDISSTMQEAAHHKNKAAIEEGRVRLFVHDISQFHTGDEYDHIFSVNNYPLWNDSEKALSHIYRMLKPGGTLVITVQPRGDEEKDSRAHMYAEQITDELIFAGFKSIQKSYKKVRPALTVSVKCTK; translated from the coding sequence ATGCTATTTTCACTGCAAAAACAATTCAAGCAACCGAAGGGATTCCTGGGATGGATCGTCGGAAAGGTAATGGAGTTCGACAACCGGAGAATCAATAAGTGGTCCATTCAGCGGCTGCCCATCAAAAAAGGAGACCACATTCTAGAAATAGGATTCGGTCCTGGTTATTGCATTAATAAGATCATAAAAGATTACCCGGGCTCGAAGGTAGACGGAGTCGATATATCATCCACGATGCAAGAGGCTGCCCATCACAAAAACAAGGCAGCCATCGAGGAAGGGAGAGTCCGTTTATTTGTCCATGACATCTCTCAATTCCACACAGGTGACGAGTATGACCATATTTTCTCGGTTAATAATTATCCGCTCTGGAATGACTCTGAAAAAGCGCTGTCCCATATATATCGCATGCTCAAGCCTGGCGGAACCCTTGTGATCACTGTACAACCCAGGGGTGATGAAGAAAAAGACAGCAGAGCCCACATGTACGCGGAACAAATTACGGACGAATTGATCTTTGCAGGATTTAAAAGCATTCAGAAATCCTACAAAAAAGTACGGCCTGCCTTGACTGTTTCCGTAAAGTGCACTAAATGA
- a CDS encoding metallophosphoesterase, with amino-acid sequence MKITILSDTHLPKKGKGFPDDLINDLKECECIIHAGDFQTVDTYNRLKEFGEVTGVAGNVDEEKLKDILPKKITLLVNGMKIGIVHGDGSGKTTEKRAEEAFSDEPVDLVVFGHSHIPYLRYHQGVLLFNPGSPTDKRRQPMYSHGVLTIEDESKWSIQHKFYS; translated from the coding sequence ATGAAAATTACGATACTTTCGGACACACATTTGCCAAAGAAGGGAAAAGGATTTCCAGATGATCTAATAAATGATCTTAAAGAATGTGAATGTATTATTCATGCAGGTGATTTTCAAACTGTCGACACGTATAACCGTTTGAAGGAATTCGGGGAAGTGACCGGTGTGGCAGGTAACGTAGATGAAGAGAAATTAAAAGACATACTCCCCAAGAAAATAACATTACTAGTAAATGGAATGAAAATAGGGATCGTTCATGGAGATGGAAGCGGTAAAACAACTGAAAAAAGAGCAGAGGAAGCTTTTAGTGATGAGCCGGTTGATCTGGTAGTCTTCGGTCATTCCCATATTCCTTATTTACGGTACCATCAGGGTGTTTTATTATTTAATCCGGGTTCACCGACAGACAAACGCAGGCAGCCGATGTATTCTCATGGGGTGCTTACTATTGAGGATGAATCCAAGTGGTCCATTCAGCATAAATTTTACTCATGA
- a CDS encoding GNAT family N-acetyltransferase: protein MLNKKQLNDIRTLQNICEDHDEIRLKLNWDMLEERGPLNNDFFHYENDQLSGYLALYGFGDQYELCGMVHPEFRGKGTFTQLLSKAVISLKDRDARSLLINVPGTSGPGKTFASSIMAVYDFTEYEMKWDPSSHFPLSEEVTTREMQEEDIPFCIKLDVECFGQNHSDAETMMKQISEESTQKSLMIEADGRTVGKIRVQRLKGQSFIYGFAVDPSLQGIGIGRKALSRTVREESQWTEDIFLDVSATNSNALKLYERSGFRTIYSQDYYRYTI, encoded by the coding sequence ATGTTAAATAAGAAGCAGCTAAATGATATTAGAACCCTGCAGAACATTTGTGAGGACCACGATGAGATAAGGTTGAAATTAAATTGGGACATGCTTGAAGAAAGGGGTCCACTTAATAATGATTTCTTCCATTATGAGAACGATCAGTTATCGGGGTATCTTGCTCTTTACGGTTTCGGTGATCAGTATGAATTATGTGGAATGGTTCATCCCGAATTCAGGGGAAAAGGAACCTTTACTCAATTGCTCTCGAAGGCGGTCATTTCTTTGAAAGACCGTGATGCCAGGTCCCTTCTCATCAACGTGCCAGGTACATCTGGTCCAGGAAAAACATTTGCTTCCTCCATCATGGCAGTATATGACTTCACCGAATATGAAATGAAATGGGACCCCTCAAGTCACTTCCCTTTGTCTGAAGAGGTGACGACGAGAGAAATGCAGGAAGAAGATATTCCATTCTGTATCAAATTAGACGTGGAATGTTTCGGTCAAAACCACTCTGATGCTGAAACCATGATGAAACAGATCAGTGAAGAGTCAACACAAAAAAGCTTGATGATCGAAGCTGACGGCAGAACTGTCGGAAAAATCCGTGTACAGCGACTGAAGGGGCAGAGTTTCATCTATGGATTTGCGGTTGACCCTTCACTTCAAGGTATTGGGATCGGTCGAAAAGCACTTTCTCGTACAGTCAGGGAAGAATCCCAATGGACAGAGGATATATTCCTTGATGTCTCAGCAACAAACAGCAATGCTTTGAAACTCTATGAAAGAAGCGGGTTTAGAACTATATACAGCCAGGATTATTATCGATACACTATTTGA